ACTTTTCTCTGCACATACTTTGTTCTGCTCCAGCAGTGAGGCCTTTGGTGGCTCATCCATGTTCTCTATTGATGGTATACGTGATGTTTTGCATggctcctcctcctcgtcttcCTCTCCTTTGACGAAAGTAGCATTTGAACTTTCCACAACTTCTTCCACAGAGACAACGGATTGTAGAGATCCTGACTCTGAAGCTTGTCTTTGTAAAACCTGGCAGCTTGTGCTGTCTCTTTGTGCTGAACTCACTTCACCACACTCCAGTTTGCGTTCTTGCTCGAATTGCATCTTCTTAGAGATAACGTTTTGCAGGAGGCTGGAGGCGAACACGGCTTTCTTGTGCACTCCGTCCACAGAGACGTCGGTCTGATCGCCGGTGTGACTTGTTGATGGCTCGCAGCTGTTTGATCTGTTCTGTGTGCAtttcgctcttctctctgtatcACAGCTTGCTTTATATTTTGATGACTGAGTGTTCGTCTCATGGCTTCTACTTTCAGTCATGGTTCCACTTTCTGTGCTCTTCCTCATTTCCACAGAACATGTGGAATTTTTGCGCTCGCCTATGATGCCACCCTGCATCACATAATTCCTGTAGTTGAAATCGATGAAAGAGGACCATTTGTTCATGCTCAGGCTGTGCTCTGAAACTGACGACTCGCTCGAGGGTCTGAGATCGATGGTGTCGAAGTAGGGACATGCAAGGCTGCGGAAAGATTTGGCTGTTAGTGTGCGGACCTCTTTATCGGCATCGTCCAGCTCACTTACGGAGCTGGATGCACCACTGGAGTACTCTGTGACGTCTTTGCCTTTCATCAGTTTGCTGGCTAGGTGCTGGCGTCCAGGTGCAGGAATGAAACAGTGCTTGTGACTTTCATAAGGAACCTCTATCTTAGCATGTGTTTCATGATAACAGCGCAGATGGTCATTCTCATCCAGAGACGGCTGCACAGACTCACTTACTGACTTGGACGAGGCTTTTATAGAGACGCGAATGTTCCGCACGCCATCGTCTGAGCTTGCACATTCGCTCTCGGTGCTGATCAGAGCTTTGGTGGCAGCCAGTTTGGGTGGACGACTGCTCGCTGCTCTACGCTGACCCCTCTCTCCGCTTTGCTGGTCACCGCTCTTGAAAGACGCATAGTCCACAAATGAGTACACAAGGTTGTCGTCTTCGTAATCCCAGCAGGAGCTGGCAGCACGGCCGAGCTCGTGGTCCATGTCGTGGTCCAGTTCAGTGAGCTGAATCTCATGTGTCGTGATGTAGTGTGATTCTGTCTCCTCGGCCACCGGCATGTCGTGTTCTCGTTCGTCAGGATCTCCgtcttctgattctgattcagactCACACCTGCTGTTCAGATACATGTCTGTGTAATCCATTTCCTCTGGTTCATGGCTCATTACAGCTGTCTCTTCCTTCTCAAGGAAACTTTCAATTTTTAAATCCTTATCTAAGATGTCATAGGAAACATCCTTTCCAGCCTTCCTGTGATCTGTACAACCTTCTTCATTTTCCACATAGTTCCCTTTATGCTTGAATACAGCTCGCTGGTTTCCTTCACTGGCGAATGAGACTTTCACTGTGTTGGTGCTCCCAAGATCTACGTAGTTGGTCTCGGTGGTACAGTGTTCTTTCTTGGGCACCCCAGTAACCATGATGGCTGTGTGGAGGGTCTCCATGTCACAGTTTGAAGTGCAAaaccagagaaagagagagagagagagagagagagagagaggggaaagtaagagtgaaagaaagagaaaaagaaaagaaagacaacgATGTGCCTCGCTGCTCTGTGTTTCTGGAGTGCGTGTCTTTCTCAAGCGTCTGGTTCAACAGAGAGTTACGCATTGGGCTGCACCgtgccaccccccccccccccatctcaGATGACAAAGCTCTCGCAAAACGGCGGGGTGAGGGCACGAACCCTCTCACCAGGGCCAAGTTACACCAACAGAGGACAAAgtaacagtattgtgtgtgtgtgtgcacatgtagtATCTATAAGCGTTAAATATTTGAGTTAAATTAGAACaagaaaatgaagtaaaaatgttaaattattataaaaaaaaataacactggtTTATTGAGACTTTTCATGTTTATGAAGAGATTTGCTATTAGTATTgcactttaaaacattttcttttcttttacacctTTAATACAAAAAGTGAAGAGCAGAATGATAGAAGAATAGAAAGtcctgtctgattttttttacagatttattcatttattttaaatgttaacagaTTAATGTTCGATACACCGAACCCTCAATAAGATCAAAGTGAAGACGTGTggataaaaaatacagaaaaataattaattaattaattaattaattaattaatgaggCAAATACACTGTATCAATTGAGGGCACAAAGTTTCAGATGAAAATCATcttactataataatataatgttgtGTATTATAATTGAATAATAACCAGTGCCTTCTGCACCACGGACAATTTGGATCCATTAATAATGTTTAACTCTGTTCAGTTTATTTATGGACTAACAGATGACTGAATGATGGAAACATTAGGCCTGTATTTATAGCCCCTGAAAatatgtcacgtcacacacacacacacacacacacacacacacacacacacacacacacacgagcaggGAATTATCAGCTTacatcattcactcacactaatagcaaaaatacagagaatcactgtgtgcatatgtgtgtgtgtgtgtgtgtgtgtgtgtgtgtgtgtgtgtgtgtgtgtgtgtgtgtgtgtgtgtgtgtgagaaactttGGACATTTGATGTTGAGTGAACGTGGCGGTTGTGGCACGCGGCAGCTGCCCGGTGGTATTACGGCAAAGATCCAGTTGGCACTGTATgtgaaaaatacacacacacacacacacacacacacacacacacacacacacacacacacacacacatacacacacacacacacacacacacacacacacctgcagcatTCTGAGGATAAAAGGTTCATGTTAAAGTGCAGCCTTAAgtagttaacaaaataaatagaaagagtATAAATCAAGTTAAAAGGTCAGTATTTAAACATGTAGTCTTGATATTTTACTACATTTAAATATCTCCTGAACTGAACATAGTTCccttttaaatgttatatagcTGTTGCTAGGAAACTAAAAAAATCAGAAGCAGAGCTAGCAAATTGCTTAGCATTCACCGTTAACCAGTGACCACCAAATACTACAGGAATGAGCTATTCATGTGGAACATCCTCATGAAGTcagttaattaattactttttttttttttttttttagcatttcctGAGTAAGTCCCCTAGCAGTAAAGATGACACAAGaaggcaaaaacaaaactaaaaattaaATCTAGACCACAGAACAGAAACTGATTTAGCAAACAGGTGCCAGCTAATGTACACAAACAAACTAGTCACTGAAATGTAACCTAGCAAAATTAGCAAACTCAAGCTACTAGCAAAACCATACAGTACAAGCAAGTGAAGCTAACTTAGCATGCCAAAGCTAATCAAACAAATGTTAATGTAGCAAGTGAAAGCTAATTtatcacaaaataaaaacagtaaaaacgTGATAGTGAGGCACGTAAAGTGTAACGACTTCTGTGTTCATGTGGAATGATTAACacagtgaacaaaaaaaacttaGTGATACAGAATCGTATAGTACAGGGTGCTAATATGAGGTATACTATATagaagttctctctctctctctctctctctctctctctccaatgaCCTCCACAAAGCGGTTAAATTTAGGTTGCTATTTAAATCTCGAACGCGACCGGCAGATCGCTTACGAGCAGAACACCTTATAAAACAGCAGCTGCCAAATTAGGAGGGTCGTTTATtgaagtagacactcaggaaaTGCAACACCACACATCTATAGAAAATACACACGAGTGGAGAGACACAGAGCCAAAATTAATTCTTAGAATACGGTTAAAACTACAAAACCTCGATGAAACTGAAAACAACACCACCGCCACTGCCGCCAGAGTCAGACAGGACATCTGACTGTACAGATGACTATATTTTACACTTTAGTGCAGCATTAGCatctgacctttgaccccaaATGTTCATCATGGAGTAGACCTTATGAACCTGGCTGTGTGTACTCTCTTTGAATATCCATACTaattatactatataatattacaaaaaaatacttGCTGATCGCAAATCTACCACACAAAAAACAGCTAATATGACTAGTCAGTGAGCAAAAGCTAACTAGCAGCACAGACTAGCAAGTCAAATctagtaaaaataaatttggAAAATGAAAGATTATCTCATCGCACAAAATCTAGaaactagcaaaaaaaaaaaagggaaacaaaaGTTAATTTAGTGAGGAAAAGTAACTTGCAAGGAAAAGCTACAAAGGTAGCTAGAGGACAAACTAGCAAGTGAAAGCTAACCTATTAACCTGAAGCCAAAGCaggtttatgtatttttatctacttttgtaaatgattataaaataaaaaggcccatctttcctctgtgtgtgtgtgttttggttagCCTTTAGCACCAGTAAGCTCATGCTGTACATGCCTCGCATTGCTAACATTACTGCTGACGGCTTTATATCTCACTGCTGTTTTTAGGCCCTGACACCTCCAGGCCACCGTAGAGTATAACAAATCAAATTACACACAGAGTCTGTGATGTTTATCCTCCCTATAGCACTATTTCTATAGTTATTTGCATATCACACAAGACTGGtttaaatacagttttttttgaTGACACCACAAACTCACCTgatgtagctccgcccccaaagTCAGTtttatacagacaaaaaaatggGGCTACTGGTAAGTCGATATTTAGGAGCAGATCCAGCGCTCGTTCTGTGAAGAACCTGTGGTTAAAGGATACAGAGAGACATGGACACGTACACACATTGTGtgttgtcttgtatttttttatttgcactgcCTTTTGTCCTACGCTGTCTTTTGTCCTAtgctgtcttttgtcctgcgcCGTTTTCTTGTCACGTACATGTacactcacatgtacacacacacacatatactgtaataattacatataattaACAAGATGAAGGTCTAAACTCCAAACCCCTGAGTTGGTTCTTTATTACAAaattatttgacattttatccacagtttaaaatgtaacagaTGTTTGTGTTCCAATCTGAAGGTAGTTCCCTTTGTATACACCATGTAGTGGACACCAGGTTGTAGACAAAATGTTGTAGACAAAATGTTGTGGACACCATGTGTTTAGGCAGTGTTTCATTTAGCTGAAATGTGACAGCAGCACTATGAGTGTTGGTCCAGTCATTCTCATGTCCATGAACACTTCCACCAGCGCTCCTGTGGATGGATTTGAAACACAGCCGGTTCTACATCTTCTCATAAGTGAGCTGATGTCCGCAGGTCTTACACACTTTCCTGTActgatcctcatcctcatccagcAGCTCTTCCTCACCGTATTCATGCTGGTGGACTCCGGTGTCCTTCctgaacacactgctcctcaccGCACGCCTtaactctgagagagagagagagagagagagagagagagagagagagagagagagaaagagagagagagagagagagcgagcgatagatagggagggagagagatagagagagagatgtttagatagggtatgtttgtgtgagagtgtgggtgtgtgtgtgtgtgtgtgttttaggtgtgtgtttctgtttttgtgtttgtgtttttgtgtgttgtgtgcgtgtgtttttgttgtgtgtgtacctttgACTTTCTTGTTGAAgcgtttctgtttctgtacctCTCTGTTCTCCTCTCGAGCCTCTTGTGCCTCCTCCAGAGCCTCCTCACTGCCCCAAACCGCCAGAGACCGAGCCACcacctgcacgcacacacacaatgggagtctatgggaaaaaggccactttgagacccagtAATGGAAgtatatccgaatttggtgcatgtggctcgaaagccctaggaggagtcactatttataaatttttgtctaagcttaaataggaaaacagaatgttggcttctacaaagccaacataatgcTGGCTAGAGCAGGTTTGAAGGTCAGGGTACACATCAGCTCAGTGTGGAGGTAAAGGACAGATGGTCAGGGATGTTACCTGAGATTTGAGGTAGAGCTTCATGTCTCCCCAGCGAGGATTGTGGGGGTTTTTCCTCAGGATGAAGCGCAGCGGCGGCTCACGCTGGTCCAGATCACAGTCTTTCAGCAGAAAGAGCTGCTTCGCCTCTGTTCGAGAAATCAGCTTGTGTTTCAGCTCACTGtctctaccacacacacagaccacacacacagtggttatGATACAAAATCTCTGACAATGTCTTCAACTGACTAACTgtacagatcacacacacacacacacacacactttgtttccTGTATGTGGTCTCAGTCAAACAAGGTTTTCTTTTGGTTGTTGacttgtgtgtgcgcgtgtgtgtgtgtttgcatgtgtaaaATAACTCATACACTCAACCACAAAAACATCAGACACAGCTGTGCAGAAGTGTTGTTGTTTGACTGAGACCACCAACAggaaacaaagtgtgtgtgtgttgttttaccTGCACTTGTCACACACTGAAAGATCAAAACTGTTGCTGAGGTACGACTCCATGAACGGCTTTGTGCACTCGTCACACACCAGATAATCTGGCTCCATCACTGGggcttttaaacacacacacacatacacacttccgcatcaatcaaatgttttttttttttaatctaatctttaattatttaacaatGAAAGATTCAAAAAATTTTGAAAACCCTGTAAAATGCCTGATGCTTCCTGCATCATCCCTCAGCCCTTAGTCACAGATGGAACTTAAATAAGTCCTTATTCACTGCAGCATCACTGTTCATCACTCTGCCTTTAATATGAAGATGATACTGGAGCTTTGAGGTTGCCAATACTTTCAGCACATCCTCACACTGTGTGACTGAACGAGGGGGAATGTGGTGACTGTAGTTACCGGGTTTATGCACCACTCTGGTTGCCTGCTGctcgtcctcctcctcgtcctcctcaaTGAAGAAGCCAGCACCAGAATCAATGGTTTTAGCTATTTTGGTTGCTGTggcacctgaaacacacacgcgcacacacacacacacacacatgcgcgcacgcacgcacacacacacacatacagggtcAATCTCCAAAATCCTGTttgatattttatatgtttatgctattattgtgtatacacacacacacacacatacacaaatacacacacacacacccccattcacacacacacacacacatacagtacatacacacaaatacacacccacacacatacaccaaatacacacatacatatacacaaatacacactcacatacatacacacaaacacacacacccccattcacacacaaacacacacacacagaaacaaacatacacacccaccaatacccacacacccacccatacccacacccacacacaccttcccCAGCAGACAGACGGGTGGTGAGTCTGGCTTGTCTTAGCATCAGTGCTCTCTGTCTGTTCCTCTCAATCTTAGCCAACATGAACGGAGTTAACATCTCGCTCTGAGATTTACCTTCTGCTTCACTCCCAGCAGATGACAAACTCGACTTCACACACTCCATCCtgaccaccacacacacacacacacacacacacacacacacacacacacacacctgcagagAGGGAGATCATTATTATGTCTATCAACATatacaacatctacacaacaacTAAACTATATCACATCAATACATCTATACAACAACTACACAACTATACAACATCTATACAACTACACAACATTAGTACCTGTACACATGTATAAACACAACTGACTCAGTGTAGTTgtctataattataaatatgatCACTGACCCTGAGCAGCTTTGTCACTAAgcgacagtaaataatgtccacGTCACATTTACAGATAAATCACGTGTACAATATGAGTATAAATGTATAGTTATATATTAAAGAAACACTAAATTGTTATACAACACAGCGTAATGCTaactctgtgtgcgtgcgtgtgtgtgcgtgtgtgtcttcttcttctacGGCTGAAGTGAACGATCTGAGTCACGTGATACACGTTTCCGCCACCTATCGGCCAACACGTGGAGGTGCAGCTCACTCAAACCTTTAATGTAGAAATGTTCTGGTTTGTATTCAGGTGAAGCTTCACATGTTGAAGTGTTTCACAGTGagaatatttaataatcagGAAGGCCAGCTTAGTCCTGGGGATTtctctggacactgtacaggaggtgggaggaaGGAGGACGGTAGCtaaactatcatcattgctggagaacgactctcaccccctgtatgaaacggtggcagctctgagcagctccttcagtgacagactgttacatcctaagtgtctgaatcaatcaaagctgctcctagtgaaccagtcaccagaattacacactgttattactgtttcactgcaataataaacaataataaagtatttaaacacgtgcaataacagaaatctttaaaacgtgcaatattactgtgtgcaatatgtctgttagtgtAACTTCTTACTCCTGGTCTCTTCTtccttctctgtatttatacattttgtgtttatactgtatattatattatgtctttattattttatatatttgcatttctttctctttgctgctgtaacaaatttccccattgtgggacaaataaaggtttatcttatatatatatatatatatatatatatatatatatatatatatatatatatatatatacatacacacacatctctgtatTATTTAAACACTAACAGGTGTGTATGTTAACTCTTTATAACAGCTGGTCTGTTCCTGAAAGGTGTCCAGCCACTAAACCTATTAATCATGaaaatattcacattttctatttgtttaaactgaaaatcatataaaatgtaacaatttatCACCTTTACAGGAAGTGTGGATTAAAACACCTTGTTTTTTAAGATGATTCAAGtaattttcatattaaaagtcagacacaaacacacacaaacacaaaaacacacagacacaaacagacacacacacacacacaaacaggcacacacaccACTTCCCCAAACTAACAGTGTTAACTGATGTGTTGTTTTGATAAGACGAGCAGATGAACAGGAAGTGGTTGTTCTGTCCTTTTGTGGTCGTCTGCTTGTAGTACTTAAGAAAAGtaataaagacacaaacactaaagtaattactacaaaaataggttttatttctttattaactgTCCACAGGAAAAAGAGCAGGTATTTAATTACAGACAGAACTCAGTGGATCTGTTCATTTTACATCGTAAAGGTTGCAGCTGAATCGTGT
The Tachysurus fulvidraco isolate hzauxx_2018 chromosome 7, HZAU_PFXX_2.0, whole genome shotgun sequence DNA segment above includes these coding regions:
- the xpa gene encoding DNA repair protein complementing XP-A cells, yielding MECVKSSLSSAGSEAEGKSQSEMLTPFMLAKIERNRQRALMLRQARLTTRLSAGEGATATKIAKTIDSGAGFFIEEDEEEDEQQATRVVHKPAPVMEPDYLVCDECTKPFMESYLSNSFDLSVCDKCRDSELKHKLISRTEAKQLFLLKDCDLDQREPPLRFILRKNPHNPRWGDMKLYLKSQVVARSLAVWGSEEALEEAQEAREENREVQKQKRFNKKVKELRRAVRSSVFRKDTGVHQHEYGEEELLDEDEDQYRKVCKTCGHQLTYEKM